The genomic DNA ACCACACTTGAACAAAATGCACGTAGAGCAAAAGAGGCTAACAGCTTTAGCAATTATCGGGCTGGCAGCGCAACTGCTGAATACAATGAATATTGCAAGAGAGCCGAAGATATAGCAAGCTGGGCAAAAGAAAGACTTGCAAAGAACGGCGCACCAGCTGAGCGGTCCGAACGGGTTGACTACCTTTTAACACTTTACAAAACAAAAAAGTTGTCCTGGCTCAACGAATTGTATGTAGTGCGCGCCCGCGTTCCTTCCGTTATGATTGCAGGGCCAGCCAATTTCCCGGTACGTGCAAAGCAGAAACAGATAGCACGCGAAAATTCAATAATGGAGCAGAACCCCGAGTCAATTCTAGACGAAATCCGCGGCATAGGGCATAATGCAAAGACGATTTACAGCGACGACCAAAACGCTGTTGAACGCATAAAAGCAAAAATCGAATCATTAAAGGGTATGCCCGACCCATATGGAAATAAAGCCGCCGAAATTCGCCGCCTTAAAGAGCGTCTGTTACAGCTTGCACCCGAGGAATTTGCAGAACAACAAGCCCATACTACTGTGAACGGCGTAAAATCCTATGATGAAATTGTCGCATTATGGGACTCCGGGGAGCTGAAAAAATCAACTTTTGTTTCATCATACGACCCCGCGCCGCGTTGGTATTTTTACCTTTACATTGACTTTTATAACGGCAAGCGTCATTACAAAGAGCTTTTGAGTATCGAGGTTGACGAAACCGGCGAAAACATGAGGCGGTACAACCACGAAAATCGCGAAACCGAGTCAATACCACTTACAGACACGCTGAAATATAGTCTTATCATTTCCAAGGTCAGAGGTAGTGGAAACAAGGCTGTAATTTATCAGCACTTAAAGAGCCTCGCGCCCAAAGCCCAGTCAAAAACCGCCGAGGAACAAGGCAAAATTGAAAACGCCTCTAATACAGTAACCATCAACGGAGAAACTGCGAAGGTTGTTAGAAACAAAGAAAAAATGCGATTGCAGTTAACTTTCGAGGGCAAGCCGGACGATACAACCCGTAAAAAGTTAAAATCAAATGGTTTCCGCTGGGCACCATCGTGCATGGCATGGCAAAGGCTGCTAAACGCTAATGCTGAATGGTCACTAAAGATAATATCCGATTAATAACTAACGCAGATGACCGGCCCACACTGGGCCGGTCACAAGCCCAGCGGAAAGTGAGGGTAATACGTGATTTATAACGTTTTTGTGGAAATGACGTTCGAAGCAGATAATAAAGAAGAAGCAGTAGAAAAAGCAAATAGCGCACTATCGCTTATACCCAAGGGGAGCGACCCATTAAATTATAGCGTTTGCTATATTGGATTACCCGAAAACTAGCAAAAAAGAAGATTCCAATTAAATGGATCATTCCTTGAGCAGGGCGAAAAAGTAGTTATGTAAATTAGCCCGTCAGAATTGGCGGGCTTTCGCTTTTGTCGGAATGTACCGAAGTAAAAATAAAACCGGCCTAAAGCGGTGGCCTCTGCGAAAGCAGAGGCCATTTTAAATGCTACAGGAAGCGCGCCCCGAAAGGGTGCTGCCTGATCGGCAGCACCCTGAAGAACTGCGTTGCCCGGCCTTGCGCCGGCATATAAAAACTTTTATCAAAGCATAGGACTGTACATTTCTTCCCGGATGGGGTAACAACGTCGCGCCGACGAACTCAAAAAGCTGATTTTAAAGTTTTGAGATTCCTCTTCCCGCCTTAGTTTACCCCATCCTCTCAAAACGTAAAGTCTGCTTCGCACTTTGAAAAACTTTTTATATTCTATGCCGGGGCAAGGCCGAAAAGCACGTGCCTCCGAATCTAAAAAGCTAATCAAAGAGACACGAATCGTGAAAAGGTTACTGACCTTTTTAGCAGGGCTGAAAGTCCAAAATCACAAACAGTTGCGAATTTGAAAGGGGCAAAAAGTAATGAAAATTGATAAGTACGAACAGCTAACCCTTGACCTACAACACGCAGGGAGAACAGCGGCAATGCTCTTTGGGGATAGCGAGGATGGCGGCACTTGCAATTTCGATGCTATTACAATTACTCTCCCTCGTTGGAATGTCGGCAAGGTAAAAACGGCGGTCGAAGCGGCGGATATGAGTGCGTGGAAAAACGGCAGTTACTATGTCGTAAACCCTCGCACAAGTGGGCAGGCGAACAGGCGCACAAGGATATGCGAAGCGATAAAAAAAGAGCTTAAAAGTAAGGGGTATGATGTCGGAATGTTCTACATGGTAGATTAGTGTGCTGTCAAAATCCCAAACGATTGCGAATTTGAAAGGAAGATATAAATATGTTAGAAAACGCTTTGCAGAGAATTGCCGCCCAGCAGGGCAAGGAGAACACCCCGATCTGGATGGTCGGGGAGCAACTCAAGGATATATGCCGCAATGAGCCGAGAAGCGCTGAACTTGTAGCGCAGGATTTAGATATACCAGAAATGAGCCTTGCGAACTGTGAAAAAAAGATCAAAGCTTATGCCGATAGCCACCGCCAAGGGAATTTTGCATGTGTCATTCCCTCGGTGGCCGAAAAAATAATCCGTGAGTTTTACGGCCTGACCGCCAAGCCGCCAGCGCAATCGACCAATACGGTCATTAGCCTACTCGATTTACTTTAAGGGGGATTTTACATGCTAACACAACATCAAATAGACGAAATGATTCAAGGTTGGCCGGAACTGCCCGCCGACATTGAGCAACAACTGCGAGACATTGCCCTGCCGCACAGCCGTTATCTGTTCTACCGCCGAGGTAAGGCGGTAGACAACCTGGGGGATGTGGTTTGTGACATAAAACCCACGGCTTATTATGGCTTTTGCACCCATTGTCAAACACAGTCGCAACTGGAATGTTCGCCAGAACATAATAAACCCTATAACTGCCCGGTCTGCGGATCAGTCTGCATCGCCAAAAAATACGGATTAGGGACAACGCGCTTATTTGAAAGCGGCAACCTCAATGTTTTGCAGGCGGCTGACAACAAGCTATATATACGACAACTGCATGCCTACCTCGATTATCGGAAAGACAAGCTGCATCCCACATTTAAATATTACGATAGTGGTTATCGTTGGCTGCTATCGACCGATGGCTGCTATAAACTGTTAAAACAGGGTCGTTCTTGGGGACAGCAGAAAAGCTTTACCATAGATCATAACTGGGCGCCCTGCTCTGATATAAATGCAAAGTTGCTAAATAGCTCCTACTTAAAAAACAGCCACGCAATGGAGTATTTGAGCATGACGCGCAATCAGCTTAACGAATTAATCCTATATGCAGCCGCCTACACCAAGCACCCTAATATTGAGAGTTTTGTAAATGAACGATACTATGTGTTTGCCAAAGAGTATGTCAAAGGTGAACGCTCAGTTATGAACAGAATAGTCAACTGGAAGAAAACACGACCTCACGAAATGCTGCGCATACAAAAAGAGGAATTGCCAGAATTTATGCGACTGTTCCGCAGTAGACCGGAAATGGCTTTGTGTTATCAGCGTGTACGATTAGCAGGACAGCATCTAACCGATTCGCAGCTGCATACGCTGGCCGAACTATGGCACTCAGCATTCAAGGAGCGCCCCGTTCGGGAGGGCATTAAAGATGGAAGGATTTTAAAGATGCTTAATTATTTACAGCGGCAGTATAAGGTAGCCGTACAAAAATACCCGGGGCAGCACCACAGCCTAAATAGTATGGTGACA from Oscillospiraceae bacterium MB24-C1 includes the following:
- a CDS encoding PcfJ domain-containing protein, producing MLTQHQIDEMIQGWPELPADIEQQLRDIALPHSRYLFYRRGKAVDNLGDVVCDIKPTAYYGFCTHCQTQSQLECSPEHNKPYNCPVCGSVCIAKKYGLGTTRLFESGNLNVLQAADNKLYIRQLHAYLDYRKDKLHPTFKYYDSGYRWLLSTDGCYKLLKQGRSWGQQKSFTIDHNWAPCSDINAKLLNSSYLKNSHAMEYLSMTRNQLNELILYAAAYTKHPNIESFVNERYYVFAKEYVKGERSVMNRIVNWKKTRPHEMLRIQKEELPEFMRLFRSRPEMALCYQRVRLAGQHLTDSQLHTLAELWHSAFKERPVREGIKDGRILKMLNYLQRQYKVAVQKYPGQHHSLNSMVTVWRDYLDECTVLEYDLTKDSIYYPSDLIKQHNRTMKLIKIKSDELSCKRAAARVKKLSWMTFEKDGLLIRPAESANALAYEGKALDHCVATYSDRHISGKTAIFFIRQNNQPDTSYFTLELNEKDFFVKQNRGYRNCAPPEDVKAFVEAWLQWLPVERKRLDSLKRKVLKTA